GCAGCTTGTCATGCGCGGCAAGGTACACGGCGTCATAGAGCAGGGTTCCGCGAGGATTGCTGGTTGGGAATGGGCCGCCGCCGATGCCGGGCACGCCAGCCGAGGAGCTGGCAGTGTTGATGCTGGCCTTGTTGATGGCGCGGGCGAGCTCGCGAGGCGAGTTGGTGAAGTCGGAGAGCAGGTCGACGTTGACGTCAAAGGAGATGAGGAAGGCCTCGTCCTTGGGCGTGAGGACCTCGCGGAGGAAGCGAGAGCCGGAGTCCTGTTCAAGCGGGAGGACGTTGGTCTGGCTGCCGCTGGTGTCGAGCAGGATGCCGATGGTCAGGGGAAGGTTCTTCTCCTGCGTCATGCGCTTGATGACCTGCGGGTCATGGTTCTCGGCCACCTGGCAATCGCCCTTGCGCAGGCTGGTCACGAAGCCGTTCTTGTCGCGCACGGAAAAGTAAACGTTGACCAGGTTGACGTTGACCTTCAGGGTCTCAGCGGTGTCTATGGGCTCGGAAGCGGCAGCGGGGGCGTGGCTGGGCGGCGGCGGCGCATCGGGGCTGGGGGCGTCCTGGGCACAGAGGCGCACGGCCGGCCACACGAGAAGCACGACAATCAGGACTGCAAAGCGGCGCAGGGACACGGGGGGCATACACCTTATTAGACGCCTATCTTTGGCGTTCGGCGACATGGCTCTTGCCGCCGTCGGGTAGTCTTGCTAACCGGGCGCAACAGACGGGGTTACCGGCGCGTCTGACAAACAGGAGACGGCTGCAGCCAAACGGCCCGGCTGATAGTCTCAATAGGCAGCACTCGCCCGCATTGAAAGCCGGTTTGCCGCCGGGTGACGTGTGTTGAAGGGTGTTCGGAGAAGGGAAGAGCGACAGGATGGTGTTTGGACGACAGAGTATCGGGGCGGTTGTGCTGGCGGTGGCGCTGGCTGGGGCAGCCCCCGCGGGCGGCGGGCAGCAGACGTCGCAGCAGAACACCAGCCAGACAGCTCAGCAGAATATGCCGAATGCGCCGACGCCGGGGATTCCAAATGCGCCCGCGCCGCAGACGCTGCCGCAACTGAACACGATTACGCCGCCGGCGCCGATGGCTCCGGAGCCGCCTGCCGCGCAGACCAACCCGGACGCAGCCGATAACGGTGGAATCACGCCGACGAACAAGCTGCCGTCCACTGCGGCGCCTTCGCCGGGCCAGCAGGAGCAGGCGCCAATGATTCCCGCGGCCGGCCAGGCAGCGCAGGCGGCGTACACGCTTGGTGTGGTTCACGTCGATTTCGTGCAGATTCCGTTCACAGTGAAAGATTCGAAGAACCAGTTCGTCCCGGACCTGAGCTGGCGTGACGTGCGCGTGTATGAGAACAATGTTCGTCAGCACATCCAGTACTGGAGTCCCGACCCATTCCCGCTGTCGGTGGCATTCGTCATCGACCAGAGCGTGTCGCAGGACACGATGGACAAGATCAATGCCTCGCTGAGCGCGCTGCAAGGGGCGTTTGCGCCGTATGACGAGGTGGCTGTCTATACCTACAACAACGGCGTGAAGGAGCAGACGACCTTCACGGCCGCGCAGAGCAACCGGCTGGGCGTGGCGCTGGAGCGCTCCAAGAGCGCGGGACGTCAGTCGGCCGGCTTCATTGACGGGCCGTTGTCGCAGACGACGATTAAGAACAATCAGCCCGTTGATCCGAACACGCAGCCCATCCGCAACCAGAGCAGCATCTACCAGACGCCGGAGAAGGAGTTTCATCCGCTGTTCGACGCCATGTTCACAGCGGCGCAGTCGCTCGCGAAAGTAGACATTAAGCGGCGGCGGGTGCTGTACGTGATCTCCGATGGCAAAGAGTACGGCTCGACGGTGAAGGAGAAGGAGCTGATCCGGTATCTCCAGACGAACAATATCTCGGTGTACGCCACGATCGTCGGCAACTCCGCGCTGCCCGGGATGGGCTTCCTGGATCGCATCCATCTGCCGATGACGATGCGTGATGATGCGCTTCCACGCATCGCTACAGTTACGGGTGGCCAATGCGATCCGGAGTGGCGGCCGCGCGGCATCGAGAACAGCTTTGCGGACATCACGAAGACTGTGCGCACGCTGTACACGGTGGGTTACTACACGCATGAGAACCCGCTGGATGGCCGATTCCGCCATGTCGAGGTTCGCGTGATGCGGCCGAACCTCACGGTGATTTCGCCGGATGGCTATTATCCAAGGCCGCGCAACGTGCACCAGGCGCAGCCGGTCGCGGGAACAGACCAGACCCCGCACTCTGATAACCAGCCGGTGACGCCGGCCAGCCCACCCGCCACGCAGCCGTGACCGCTGTGGTCGCGATGGCGCCGGCGCTGTCGGCCAACATCCTGCTTGCACTCGCCGCCGCCGCCTCATGGGGCGGCGGTGATTTCTCCGGCGGCATGGGCGTGAAGGCCGCGGGCGGCTCGACCGCCGGGGCGCTGCGTGTGGTGCTGATTGCGCATGCGTCGAGCCTCGCTGTACTCCTGATCGTCCTTGGCGTGCAGCGCGCGCCGTTTCCGCATGGAGCCCCGCTGGCGTGGGGCATTGCCGCGGGCGTGACTGCGGGGATCTCGCTCACGGCGTTCTACATTGCGCTGGCGCGCGGGGCGATGGGCGGATCGGCGGCGCTCAGCGGTTTGCTGGCGGCGGCGATTCCGGCGGCCGTCTCGAGTGTGCTGGAAGGTGTGCCGGCGCCGCTGCGGATTGTCGGATTTGTCCTGGCCCTGGCTGCGATCTGGCTGATTGCGGCGGGACCTTCACCGGAGTCTGACCACGCGGTGGATGGCTCGGCGCCCAGTGAGAGTTCGCGCACGACGCTGGTGCTGGCGCTGATCGGCGGAATTGGGTTCGGGATTTACTTCGTGGCGCTGCGGCTGGCGAACCCGCTCGGCGTGCTGGAGCCGATGGCGGTCGCGCGATCGGCGAGCCTCGTCACGTGTGCGCTGCTGCTGGTTCTTGTGAGTGTTCGCTCAAATCGCGCTGCGGTTCGCGAAGCACCCGCGAAGCTGAGTCGCATGGTGGTGGTGTGGGCGCTCGGCGTGGCGCTACTCGACACCGGCGGCAACCTGCTGTTCATCGCAGCAACGCGCAGCGGGAGGCTCGATATTGCAGCGGTGCTCGCGTCGTTGTATCCCGCGGGGACGATCCTGCTCGCCGCGTGGCATCTGCATGAGCGGCCGACGCGTCGACAACTTACCGGGATGGCGATTGCTGCGGCGGCTGTGGTGATGATTACGATTTAGCCGCTACTTCCGTCCTGACGGAATCTCATTCGCGCTGACCACGCCGGGGTTCACCTTCTTCTCGACCTCTTTCGCAGCTTCTGCGGCGGTCTCCTCTTCTAGCCTGATGCCGGTCGGGTCGAAGGTTGGCTCCGGATACTTCAGCTTCATGCGTTCCATCGCTTCAACGAGGACGCTCGAGATGACGACGTTGCGGTAGGCTTTGTGGTCCGAGGGGACGACGAACCATGGCGCGTGCTTCTTGCTGGTGTTGCGAAGGATGTCTTCGTACGCGCGCATGTAGTCCGGCCAGAA
The genomic region above belongs to Acidobacteriaceae bacterium and contains:
- a CDS encoding VWA domain-containing protein gives rise to the protein MVFGRQSIGAVVLAVALAGAAPAGGGQQTSQQNTSQTAQQNMPNAPTPGIPNAPAPQTLPQLNTITPPAPMAPEPPAAQTNPDAADNGGITPTNKLPSTAAPSPGQQEQAPMIPAAGQAAQAAYTLGVVHVDFVQIPFTVKDSKNQFVPDLSWRDVRVYENNVRQHIQYWSPDPFPLSVAFVIDQSVSQDTMDKINASLSALQGAFAPYDEVAVYTYNNGVKEQTTFTAAQSNRLGVALERSKSAGRQSAGFIDGPLSQTTIKNNQPVDPNTQPIRNQSSIYQTPEKEFHPLFDAMFTAAQSLAKVDIKRRRVLYVISDGKEYGSTVKEKELIRYLQTNNISVYATIVGNSALPGMGFLDRIHLPMTMRDDALPRIATVTGGQCDPEWRPRGIENSFADITKTVRTLYTVGYYTHENPLDGRFRHVEVRVMRPNLTVISPDGYYPRPRNVHQAQPVAGTDQTPHSDNQPVTPASPPATQP
- a CDS encoding EamA family transporter, which produces MTAVVAMAPALSANILLALAAAASWGGGDFSGGMGVKAAGGSTAGALRVVLIAHASSLAVLLIVLGVQRAPFPHGAPLAWGIAAGVTAGISLTAFYIALARGAMGGSAALSGLLAAAIPAAVSSVLEGVPAPLRIVGFVLALAAIWLIAAGPSPESDHAVDGSAPSESSRTTLVLALIGGIGFGIYFVALRLANPLGVLEPMAVARSASLVTCALLLVLVSVRSNRAAVREAPAKLSRMVVVWALGVALLDTGGNLLFIAATRSGRLDIAAVLASLYPAGTILLAAWHLHERPTRRQLTGMAIAAAAVVMITI
- a CDS encoding VWA domain-containing protein, producing MPPVSLRRFAVLIVVLLVWPAVRLCAQDAPSPDAPPPPSHAPAAASEPIDTAETLKVNVNLVNVYFSVRDKNGFVTSLRKGDCQVAENHDPQVIKRMTQEKNLPLTIGILLDTSGSQTNVLPLEQDSGSRFLREVLTPKDEAFLISFDVNVDLLSDFTNSPRELARAINKASINTASSSAGVPGIGGGPFPTSNPRGTLLYDAVYLAAHDKLQSQTGRKVVIILTDGQDEGSQLKIKDAIEAAQKANVIVYPILIADRQQYLMAGEMYMGSSAMGALAEATGGRVINVGNNGRKLEDAFDQIQDELRTQYLLSYTPTNKNADGTYRKIELDCGKGFKVQARKGYYAVPNDSDNAGNIE